CACAGCGTCCACCCCCTCCTGAACTGAAGCGGCGGCGATCTGCTCCGGGGTCTGGTGCAGCCCGGTATAGACCACCTCGAAGCCTCTATCTCTCAGTGCCCTGGCAACAACCTTGGCACCACGGTCGTGACCGTCCAGGCCCGGTTTGGCGATCAGGACCCTGATCTTTTTTTCCTTCACCATAATATCTCCCATGCTTCCCTACTCCCAAACATCACGCCGCAGGCGTGAAGCCCCCTATTTCTCAATCCCTTTGCGAGCATTGACGCCCGCATTAAAATAATGCTTTACCTCCCTCATCTCCGTTACAAGGTCGGCCCGATCCATAAGTCCCGGAGGGGCCATCCTGCCGGTAAGAATCAATTCCAGACCGTCAGGTCTGGAGTCGAGCAGGACCAGGACCTCCCCAAGGGGGATGAGGCCGAGATGGACGGCGACGTTGATTTCGTCTAAAACAATGACATCCCAGTTCCCGGAGTCAGCCTCATCGAAGGCCTCGGCAAGAGCAACGCCCGCCTGAAAACGGTCCTCCTCGGACGGCTCGCCCGGTCCGACAAAGCCTTCGCCGCCCCGGGGTCGTATCTCCAGATCCGGAGCAAGCCTGAGGGCTGCCTTTCTCTCACCTGTCATTTCCTTTCTACCCTTTAAAAACTGTATTACAAGGACCCTGAGACCGTTCCCAACCGCCCTCAGGGCCAGGCCCAGGGATGCCGTTGTCTTTCCCTTGCCGCCCCCCGTGTAAATATGAGTATAACCGGGACCCAGTGTGGTGGTCATATCTC
This is a stretch of genomic DNA from Deltaproteobacteria bacterium. It encodes these proteins:
- a CDS encoding cob(I)yrinic acid a,c-diamide adenosyltransferase, which produces MTTTLGPGYTHIYTGGGKGKTTASLGLALRAVGNGLRVLVIQFLKGRKEMTGERKAALRLAPDLEIRPRGGEGFVGPGEPSEEDRFQAGVALAEAFDEADSGNWDVIVLDEINVAVHLGLIPLGEVLVLLDSRPDGLELILTGRMAPPGLMDRADLVTEMREVKHYFNAGVNARKGIEK